Within the Erpetoichthys calabaricus unplaced genomic scaffold, fErpCal1.3, whole genome shotgun sequence genome, the region CTTCCTAATCCACTCACCTTCATCTCCTCCCTTGCCCTCCTTGTCTCCTTCAgtgtcttctctctcttcagaagtctcctcttgatgtcactcagTGTCGCCCCCAGCTGTctctgtttggacacacaagaaGACACGCGTGGTCAGATCAGAATTCACGTTTACTTTgcaatttcttcttctctttctgaatCCTGATTTTTTCACAACACATTTGTTTGACATTTCATAACACAACTTagatttgatttgataaatataaatgactataaagattaaaagaaaggtttaatttaaatgatataaGATTGAGTTTGGGCTTGAAGAGTGTGTTAAATACAAAAGACATTTTGATGGAACTCTGGTGTGTGAGTTAGTCCTTGACGTTTAGAAGACATCACATCGACAAACTGGGAAATGTGAAGTTCACACAACaccagaaataataaaaacaaactggagAGTAAAGTAAAGAAACTGGTGAAAGGCCAGGAGGACttaaacaaatccatccatccatccattttccaacccgctgaatccgaacacagggtcacaggagccaatcccagccaacacagggcacgaggcaggaaccaatcacgggcagggtgcaaacccaccgcaggacacacacaaactcacccaaacaccaagcacacactagggccaatttagaatcaccaatccacctaacctgcttgtctttggaaggaaaccggagtacctggaggaaacccacgcatgcacgggaagaacatgcaaactccacgcagtgaggacctgggaattgaacccgggtctcctaactgcaaggcagcagcgctaccactgcgccactgtgccaccccttaaACACGTCATATCAGTAATTATAGGATCTACAAGGCCTATTGATATCCTGAGTTGGACATGTGAGGACGTTGTCTGCTGTTGTAATTTTCTCGAGTCAAGTAAGATACTGAAATACACAAATGATGTATTATGTTTGATGatacagtagataagtgtgtaaggaaaacagcaaagtcgttcacaaagtcattatttggtttagggggctggtagacagttgcaatgatagTAGGAATAAGTCCagttaattgacacacaagagattcaaaagaactgaaggcaggaacagacaacggcaggacttttcACTTCTCACGATACATTAACACGAGACCTCCACCTCGGCCAGAGTCAcagggttgagagatgtaaacaaacctcAGGGGAGTTGATTTGTTAAGATGAGAACAGTCATGGGGTGGTTGTCATGTCTCGGTTAAACAgtaaaagtcaaacttacgatcaGTGAGGAGGTCGTGGATGAGAGGCCCATTGCTCGTGAGTAAGCAGATGTTCAGCAGACTGAAGTTCACAACAGTGTTATCGTATTTAACAACAGTGTTAGCCGACtgggctaggctggctaacacactgtggtcagcgactCTACCTAAATTACATGGAGGACGTCAAGAACTGcaccagatggagtttattattatCGAACTGTCAATTTGGATACTCCAGCGGGACCCATGGTGGATGTACCTCTGACTGGGGAGGAATACGATGTCTGGGTGGACATACAGGCCAGTCAGCGGAGGCTCAGACAGGTGAGTACTGAAGCAGGTTGGATAGTGAGcgacaggagggaccaaacaaacacgaaccaaataaatatcTGACCGGTAAAGCGAAGATGAAGACAACTCGGATGTGcggagaacaaagccaggtaagtTTCAAAGCGGGGATAAGCCTAAGAATAGTCCATACAGCCAAATCAGCAGTCCAGAtagaaatcagtctagctttaaatgattaaaaataaaactcaacgaataaatctgcacgaaagaaaatgaaaacagctgcttagtccattagattgtaagttaatcgtaaaaaagttaaagaagataaaaagttaaaaagtaattggagagcagcggcgaccagtcaCACCAGCGTTCGCTCAACTGGAAGTATCTGTGTTACTTTAGTTGGTTCTTTCTAATGCACTTACAGGAAAGGCACACAACTTGTGATTTTATTTCTCATAATTTTTAACCAAATAATTTCCCAGTAAACATCATTCATTCAGAAGCAGCTTTTAAATGTTCTCGTCTCAGTTCTGCTTCAGTTCTTAGTTACTTATTAAGTTTCTAGAGTCAGCACTGTGATGGCAGTTTGGTTTTCCTCACAGGTTGCCTGCACTCCCTTACagctcctctgtgtgtgtgagacgCTGCTCTGAACTGATTCAAGTCCACTTTAGTTTTCTTACTGAATTTATGAAGAGACCCTCACAACAGCTACAGCCTTCTCCTTCACACAGTTATGGTGATGTCAACTCCCAGAATTAACCCCCTGGCTTTATCTTAACTACCGAGTCAAAGTCAGAAGTTCTCAGACTCTGAGCAGGTGAACTCCTGACTTGGTTTATGGTCACTCAGGTGAGGTGACGCTTTGAGAGAACTCGGTTGTTTGTGGGCCATCTTGGGGATctcatcctgagctgtttcatgacTTACACCAGTCTCACCAGGATGGACTCCAGCAGCCAATGCTCTGAACTTGAAACATCAGATTTATAAGgtccagtaaaacctcgattatcagtCAGGGGTCAGGACCGAGGTTgtgacggataagagaaaagacggataacagagcagctactttaaaaatgacatacagtagattagtttagcggaCAGTCgtaaaaaactatattaacaaaatgaattaatttatataatattgtaatgaccagcgtaataagtaaatacaactcagaggtcctggagttttctatgttttacgTGGAGTCTTCGTTCCCTCACAAGCGGTGTCCTGTCTTACACTCAGTTATTTGGTTACAGAGCTCACCTCCTAAACAATcacagaaagctttccctaccgatCAGTTGATCTCCTGCCACTCTCGTTGTGTCTTTTTGAtacacaaacactcctgcttattgtctcctgactccctgctCCACACCTTCACTTCTCTCCTCACTTCTCATGTCcgcccctcacagaacagaagcccctcagccagtcccatcacttacagcttTCCGCCCTTTCTGCCCCCATACagagcatcacaagctgcctgcacaccacaatatattaacacaacctgatccatattactaaccgagaatgctaaaccggatggacgcagggacatccggccatgggccgtagccgcaaaaagacgtactgcgcaggctccccaagaaatgaggctccgcgagaggcggacgcgaccacagaaaaaaggagtgagcacagaaaaaaggagtcaaacgcaggcgacgcacagcgccgcacgaaacccattgcacacgaaactagcacacacaaaaaaagaagccgctcgtgCCCACCTGCaagccaacccccccccccccccccccccctacaggcaccggacgggacacacacaaagaggacgattcaacaagcccctggcacacaaaaaaaaaagaacccaaaaccacctcacccaccctacaagcaacggacgggacccacacaaagacgaggattcaacaagcccctggcacacaataAGAAAGAAGACACTCGCACACCACCAATCCCACCCCATccccttacccccccccccacctcccgcTCAGACTCCGAAAAAGCACACgccgccgcacgaatcccattgcacacgaaacgggacccacacaaacaggaggatttaacaagctcctaacgcaacaaaaaaagaagccgtgaccgccacgccaggcccattacatacgagacatggcacacgaaacgttcacaacaacgacgaatcagacccacaaacacactaacatcaataagaagtgacacccaaagccccatttctaaaggaaccgtccatattaaacatacgtcatctcaacaccttcacactaggcagcattggtggatctccttacaataaagcactattaactgttcaactgcagaaaaggctccatattaacagtgagtgagatcctccttattacttatccatatttcgcatgctgaggaacaaacaagtcatgaatacacgctcacgggtacaaaatgattcggctcggataacgggaccaaacacacgaacccgcatgaaacaacaaaatacacggcggcgcatctgcattacatcctacaatagttcatttgattttgcatctaccggagtaaatatcaggtcaccatgtggacaaatattacatcgcattggaacagtgcaccctgaaacaaatcaagaacgcaaatatgcacaaatcacgtcggcacctacaacgcgcttctgaaaccgcggaagaaaaaatgtctcggctccaaaaacacatgtcactccttattccaaataccggtcccagtcacagaaacatcggtatccactatgacaattcacagtaacaatgcacgtgacatccgtcttgccacactactaattatagatgaatgtacaatggcatccagtcacttactcaacaccattgataaacttctacaaacgttgatgaataagaatattccctttgcaggaatggtacttttattaggaggagattttagacagtgcttaactattactccacttacaatacgctcagctattgttcagtccaccttaaaatacgcggacaattggcattgcgttgatgaataataatattccctttggagtaaaggtacttttattaggagtagattttagacggtgcttacctattgctccacataccatgcgctcagctattattcagtccaccttaaaatacgcgacgacgtcatataaacaacacgagaccgaactacaatacatatacaggcgcgagacctgattggtgataatacgaagaaacgaacagtccgcatattaacagtgagttcgatcctacttattacttatccatattcctcacgataaagatcaaacaagtcatcaattcacgatcacggatacaaaactagacggctcgagtaacgggaccacaaacatgaacccgcatcaaacaaaaaaattcacctcggcgcgcttctaaaaccgcggaacaaaaaatgttaggcgaacaattggctttgctttctaaagatacagttggtacaaaacatgcgatttccagatcccgaatataacaattggttattacaactagaacattgtacactcaccaatacagatggacttcacccagatattattacaattcctcaacccttcatctgcgacgacttacttacggagatatttggaacagcggtctcattagaccaaatgccccttttaacacaacgcactatattatgtgcaaaaaatattactgttgatcacattaataaccaggtcatttcattacttcctggagatgcacggctctttctaagctctgacaaagttggctctgacgacaatgaacatctgaatttccccttagaatatttgaacactattaacccagccggattaacacaacacaatcttagccttaaaaacggaacaataatcatgctattaagaaacctttacactaaacagggtttatgcaatggcacacgtttagtcgtctacaccataacacacaatgttattcaagcaacagttcttacaggatcacatgctaacaatactgttctcattcctagaattgaccttacgagttctgacctagaattaccttttacattgaaacgccgacacttccccattaaacctgcatttgccatgaccatcaacaaatcacaaggacaaaccatggacaaggttggcatctacctctctgagcccgtttttggaccttctcacgtgttcgacgttcatctgacgttaaagtaaaggttataaatgatccatgccaaggaatactcattcaaggacaggacactatctttactactaatgttgtgtacaaagaaatattccaataaacctttacactgtgccaaacactgtatttttggctttctatatgcatcatccacacctgcacactattctatatctaattcatacatctcactctttgtcatgccccaacgccaggggttggcgagcgaagcgagcagggggcggagcaccCTAgtataacagaataaataaagaaaatgaaaatgcagaagaccattaacattaatacagaataacgttACCGTAACTGGTTTCCATTgtcaacacatttttcaattatttcaccATCCCGCTTTCTATCGTTCACTGTTGGCCTTCCTACTCCGtcattgaagcaatacttgaagagcTGTTGCAGTTTCGTAAACGTTTAATAAgttcaaacaccacacacatatgttgataggccataacaatgtatagtagtttagtttaattataacaaaagagaaaagctacaaacCGCCATTAAAGCTGAAGGTACGTAACGGACACTGGGATTtctgttgttccaatgtgcacaACTCGCAGTAGTAATCAGGAGACGCTGGCATACACAAGGTggggtttttgttatttagtccTGACAGTTAATCAAGTGACAGATAATCGAGTTTTACTGGAGATGAAGAGATTTCTCTGTcacattaaatgtacaaattcctTAACTCAAAGTTACTCAAACAGTTTCCATTAAACACTAAACATCACTCAcctgcttttcttctctttccgtCTCCAGCTCGACCATTTTATGCCCATTATGTTCAGTCACCACACACATCACGCAGATACAGGAATCATCAGTTTTACAGAATATctccagacttttctgatgtttctcacagagtttctccttcagatttctaTCAGGATCAACCAGCTTGTGGTGCTTCAGGGCGTCTCCTTCatagtgaggctgcaggtgagtctgacagtaggaggccGGGCAGGTGAGACAGGACTTCACTGCTCTGAACTTCTTACCAGTACAGAAGTCACACTCCACGTCTCCAAAGCTGGCATAACTCTGAGGCGGAGGAGAACTGAGTCTTGGTCTTTTAAATTTCTTGATGACTTCATTCAGCAGAGTGTTTCTGTTCAGCTCAGGCCTTGTGGTGAAGGTgtgtctgcactgaggacagctgcactcttggctctgatcccagcagtccgtgaggcacttcagacagaaattATGTCCACAGGGGATGGTGACAGGGTCAGTCAGGGTGTCCAGACACAATGAGCAGGTGAACTCGTCCTGTGATACAAACAGCTGGGCGTCAGCCATCGTCAGtctgaggagaggcaggcagagagaatcagtcagaggaacaaggaagtgacttgtgaagaaaCGAAAGTGAAAGTTAGTCTGAgctcagtgaggaggaggaggaggaggaggagggggaggAGGAGATTTAAAGAGACAGCTGAGAGCTGACAgagagaacatctgaggagacactGAGGGTGAACAGTTAATGTGAGACAGGAGCTCAGAGAGTGTAGACCACCAAGTGAGAGAAGAGATGAcctgtcacagggggtctgctaaaGTGTCATTCATGtcagtatttcttatttatttattacacactgAAGTGCACATCAGACTCCGTATTAGTCATCTTCATTAAACAAATTATCCATCCCCTAATAAGTTCTCAACTCCTACTtatcaataataaatattttttttctttgtccatgCCAGGAATTTATCAGCTTATTCAGTAAAGACCCCAACTGAAGCCCACTCAgtttaataaacagaataatatgatacattaataaacacaaggatagtagaaatatgaaaacatcttcaaaactgataacagacagacagacagacacacacacacacacacacacacacacacacacacacacacgtaacacACAGCAGGCACTCGCCGCTCTCGGCTCCTTGAcagttttttagattttcttggtTAT harbors:
- the LOC114644003 gene encoding E3 ubiquitin/ISG15 ligase TRIM25-like, translating into MADAQLFVSQDEFTCSLCLDTLTDPVTIPCGHNFCLKCLTDCWDQSQECSCPQCRHTFTTRPELNRNTLLNEVIKKFKRPRLSSPPPQSYASFGDVECDFCTGKKFRAVKSCLTCPASYCQTHLQPHYEGDALKHHKLVDPDRNLKEKLCEKHQKSLEIFCKTDDSCICVMCVVTEHNGHKMVELETEREEKQRQLGATLSDIKRRLLKREKTLKETRRAREEMKVSGLGRQHFI